A stretch of the Haloplanus aerogenes genome encodes the following:
- a CDS encoding NAD(P)(+) transhydrogenase (Re/Si-specific) subunit beta, with amino-acid sequence MAAILGGLSASALAFVYLIAGILFIQGLRDMTHPRTAPRGNLISAGGMALAVGITVLVTDILSPVLLFAGLLVGAAIGVWLAVTVETTEMPQLVGLFNGFGGGASALVAGAELIDMFGTGAFQVGVTSTAALAGIIGSVTFWGSLVAAGKLHGVVDDSAVRYSGEQAVKALFLVLSVLAGLHLIVRPNLLGAVPLAGWVPSYWVLVAAASILGVLLVIPIGGADMPVVIALLNSYSGLAAATTGFVLDNSVLIIAGTLVGASGLILTVIMCESMNRSLANVFFGGIGEASESGEEMEDIYEGNITTTSPEEVEMTLDVADRVVIVPGYGMAVAQAQHAVAELAELLEKEGVDVEFGIHPVAGRMPGHMNVLLAEADVPYEKLRDLEEINPTFSQTDVVIVIGANDVVNPSANTADSGPIAGMPVLNVGEARTVIVNKRSLSPGFSGVPNPLFAQDNTNMLFGDGKETMQELVNIYKENH; translated from the coding sequence ATGGCGGCCATACTCGGTGGCCTGTCGGCCTCAGCGCTCGCGTTCGTCTACCTGATCGCCGGCATCCTGTTCATCCAGGGGCTCCGCGATATGACCCACCCGCGGACGGCGCCACGGGGCAATCTCATCTCCGCCGGTGGGATGGCGCTCGCGGTGGGCATCACGGTCCTCGTGACCGACATCCTCTCGCCGGTCCTGCTGTTCGCGGGCTTGCTCGTCGGCGCGGCAATCGGCGTCTGGCTGGCGGTGACGGTGGAGACGACGGAGATGCCCCAACTCGTCGGCCTGTTCAACGGCTTCGGCGGGGGCGCCTCGGCGCTCGTCGCCGGCGCGGAACTCATCGACATGTTCGGCACCGGCGCGTTCCAAGTGGGGGTAACGTCGACGGCGGCGCTCGCGGGCATCATCGGCTCCGTCACGTTCTGGGGCAGCCTCGTCGCCGCCGGCAAACTCCACGGCGTCGTCGACGACTCGGCGGTGCGGTACAGCGGTGAACAGGCCGTCAAGGCGCTGTTTCTGGTGCTTTCCGTCCTCGCGGGCCTCCACCTGATCGTCCGGCCGAACCTGCTCGGCGCCGTCCCGCTGGCGGGGTGGGTGCCCTCGTACTGGGTGCTGGTCGCCGCCGCATCGATCCTCGGCGTGTTGCTGGTGATCCCCATCGGCGGCGCGGACATGCCGGTCGTCATCGCGCTGCTGAACTCCTACTCCGGACTGGCGGCGGCGACGACGGGCTTCGTCCTCGATAACTCCGTGTTGATCATCGCCGGAACGCTCGTCGGCGCCTCGGGGCTGATCCTCACGGTCATCATGTGCGAGTCGATGAACCGCTCGCTGGCGAACGTCTTCTTCGGCGGTATCGGCGAAGCCAGCGAGAGCGGTGAGGAGATGGAGGACATCTACGAGGGCAACATCACGACCACCTCGCCGGAGGAAGTGGAGATGACTCTCGACGTGGCCGACCGCGTCGTGATCGTCCCCGGCTACGGTATGGCCGTCGCGCAGGCCCAACACGCCGTCGCGGAGCTGGCCGAACTGCTGGAGAAAGAGGGCGTCGACGTCGAGTTCGGCATCCACCCCGTCGCGGGCCGGATGCCCGGGCACATGAACGTCCTCCTCGCGGAGGCGGACGTGCCCTACGAGAAACTGAGGGATCTGGAGGAGATCAACCCGACCTTCTCCCAGACGGACGTGGTGATCGTCATCGGCGCCAACGACGTGGTGAATCCGTCGGCCAACACGGCCGACTCGGGGCCCATCGCGGGCATGCCGGTCCTCAACGTCGGTGAAGCGCGCACGGTCATCGTCAACAAGCGGAGCCTCAGCCCCGGCTTCTCCGGGGTCCCCAACCCGCTGTTCGCACAGGACAACACGAACATGCTCTTCGGCGACGGCAAGGAGACGATGCAGGAACTGGTGAATATCTACAAAGAGAACCACTGA
- the mptA gene encoding GTP cyclohydrolase MptA: protein MSHQLPDVQASQPDVTVGLSQVGVTGVEKLVKLDRNGKRPIVLMAEFEVFVDLPSGRKGIDMSRNMQVIDETLEKAVSEPSYRVEEVCGDVAERLLEKHDYTSTAEVRMEADYVTREKTPASDLDTQNTATIIAGAVATEEGTREEIGARVTGMTVCPCSQGMSESRARDTLRNLGVDEETTEAFLDEVPQPGHSQRGHATLTITSEGAPDVDLRDVIDVARDAMSARIYNLAKRPDEDHMTYHAHANAKFVEDCVRSLAESVVEEFDHLDGGAVIHMKQSNDESIHQHNAHAERELTLDALREEVGKQA from the coding sequence ATGAGTCACCAGTTGCCTGACGTGCAGGCAAGTCAGCCCGACGTGACCGTCGGGCTCAGTCAGGTCGGGGTGACGGGCGTCGAGAAGCTCGTCAAACTCGACCGGAACGGCAAGCGCCCCATCGTCCTGATGGCAGAGTTCGAGGTGTTCGTCGACCTGCCGAGCGGCCGCAAAGGCATCGACATGAGTCGGAACATGCAGGTGATCGACGAGACGCTGGAGAAGGCCGTCTCGGAGCCGTCCTACCGGGTCGAGGAAGTGTGTGGCGACGTGGCCGAGCGACTGCTCGAAAAACACGACTACACCTCGACCGCCGAGGTGCGGATGGAAGCCGACTACGTCACCCGGGAGAAGACGCCGGCATCGGATCTCGACACGCAGAACACGGCGACGATCATCGCGGGGGCGGTCGCCACGGAGGAGGGCACCCGCGAGGAGATCGGCGCCCGCGTCACGGGCATGACCGTCTGTCCCTGCTCACAGGGCATGTCCGAGTCGCGCGCTCGGGACACGCTCCGGAATCTCGGCGTCGACGAGGAGACGACCGAGGCGTTTCTCGACGAGGTGCCCCAGCCCGGCCACTCCCAGCGCGGCCACGCCACGCTCACCATCACGAGCGAGGGTGCCCCCGACGTGGACCTGCGGGACGTGATCGACGTGGCCCGCGACGCGATGAGCGCGCGGATCTACAACCTCGCCAAGCGACCGGACGAGGATCACATGACCTACCACGCCCACGCGAACGCCAAGTTCGTCGAGGACTGCGTGCGCTCGCTCGCCGAATCCGTCGTCGAGGAGTTCGACCATCTCGACGGCGGGGCGGTGATCCACATGAAGCAGTCGAACGACGAGTCGATCCACCAGCACAACGCCCACGCGGAGCGCGAACTCACGCTCGACGCCCTCCGCGAGGAAGTCGGCAAACAGGCCTGA
- a CDS encoding DUF7124 domain-containing protein, producing the protein MDSGGGGTMTLAFEFEALQALADPNAVFDDARQWTEYVGVLSDEPTYVVTNFTRKRRLRQDFFSGPRGVDESLDNVRDQFDTDRHVFIGTTEEDRDTAETHGWEYLDIEEAAEFAEWELGEDVEDDPFEAETRDDWP; encoded by the coding sequence ATGGACAGTGGCGGCGGCGGGACGATGACGCTGGCGTTCGAGTTCGAAGCGCTGCAGGCGCTCGCCGACCCGAACGCCGTGTTCGACGACGCCCGACAGTGGACCGAGTACGTGGGCGTCCTGAGCGACGAACCGACGTACGTCGTCACCAACTTCACGCGGAAGCGACGCCTCCGACAGGACTTCTTCTCCGGCCCGCGGGGCGTCGACGAGAGCCTCGACAACGTCCGCGACCAGTTCGACACGGATCGACACGTCTTCATCGGCACGACTGAGGAGGACCGGGACACCGCCGAAACCCACGGCTGGGAGTATCTCGACATCGAGGAGGCCGCGGAGTTCGCGGAGTGGGAGCTGGGCGAGGACGTGGAAGACGATCCGTTCGAGGCGGAGACGCGGGACGACTGGCCGTAA